In Zingiber officinale cultivar Zhangliang chromosome 3A, Zo_v1.1, whole genome shotgun sequence, the DNA window TCAGTCTGGTATTCAAAGAAAAAAACAGGATTTTTCTCTTTCTCAGATGCAAATAGCTCGATTagtgtttcagcatcaatacccttttgttcatcccttagctctttctcaaaatttctaatatctctttctgtaCAACCTATTTGCTCGGGCCCTCCATATTCTATCTCCAATAATCGCATTTGTTGGCAAGTTGGCACATTGGCCTCTGAAAACCGTTGAGTCAATGCTTTTTTTGCTGCTGAAACATTACGATGTGaacgtagcaaatgcacctttgaaggaGTCGATAGTGGATGATTATGACCTTCCGTGAAATTAGTGACAACCCATGCAGATCCAGTTTGTTTCTTGAcaagtgaaatctttgacttacaaCCAGTTCTAACTTCACCACGTGTTCTTTCCCTTGTCCGTTGATCACCCTTTGCTTGTTTATTCCGTTGATCATCCGTATGCCCTTCTTTAAAACATACAAACGTTTTCCAAACAACCtcatttgttatcttatttttcttgctactgTTTATTCTTGCACTAAATCCGGATTcacgtgcatattggttatagaatgaaAATGTCTCATCTATTGATGAGAATTCCATCCCATATTTTGGCTTTTGATCATCTGCAACTTGAGGAATGTATAACTGATCTTCACCATGATTTTCACCCATTGCTAAGAAATTTCATATGaagatgaaattaaattttgcatATCATGATCAAAAAGCCAGAAAAAACATTGTAAGAGTGATACTTCAAGCTCATGCATGCAACCCGAACAAAAACACAAAGATAACAATAAGAGTGATACTTCAAGCTCATGCATGGTAGAATTACTAATTGGAATGATCCCGCCAAATGACCCAATTATGTCATTATGTTGTGTCTGCTAAATGGTAATAGCATAGTGTTTGGTTTAAGTGTAGTATAAGAAACTGTTCTAGTTAATTAGTTAAGTCACCCACTTAGAACAATTATCTGGTTTACATGATGTGAGGTATAGCTCTGTGTTGTGGAAGTGTAGCATTAATATTGTATTAGCTAACTTACTACCTCCCAGTAGTACCAATGTGGTAAACAGaaggtaaaataaaataaaataaatgcgaTAAGGATGAAAGAAAGGGAATGAGATAATCACCTAAAGAAACAAGAAATGGTGAGGGTCTGGAAGCTTCGTGGCCGCGCGCAGATGTGAGAACGAGGAACACTGGAGGGGCGAGGACGGCGTGTCCTAAGGAGTCAAGATGAAACCAGAGTAAAACTATGGACAATGGGAAGTAGAAGAGAGTTAATTAGTTAAGGAGCCTTACAGAGAGGTGCGGTGAGAACGATCTGGAAGCTTCGTGGTCGCGCGCAGATGTGAGAACGAGGAAAACTGGAGGGGCGAGGACGGCGTGCCCTAGCTTCGCTGCCGAGGTTTGCCGAGAGAGGCGCGAGGGGTTGAACGCTTCGTGGTCGAGGGAGGCGAGACTTGCCCTAGCTTTGCTTCAGAAGCAGGCGGTGGCTGCAAAGCAAAAGTCAAGACATAGGTATATCGGAAATGTGTCCAACTCCGCATGCCGCGTCGACGTTGCGATCCGCCAACGAAGCAGGCGCGCACAGTCGTGCATCTTAAGTCCcgcaggatatatatatatatatatatatatatatatatatatatatatatatatatatatatatatatatatatatgaattttgaTATACTATGcactatatttatatatatataggagttTTACCTTGAACGCCCGTCATGCATGACTTTGTGGGCGATTGGGTAAAATTAGAGTGCTTGGAAGTCAATCGACAAGTGTGGAGGCTAATAATtcctttgatatatatataaagagagagagagagatgatacGCTTTCCGTCTCTCACTGTGAGACTATGCCTAATTTTCAATGTAGTAGTACTCCGTCaccaaatttaattatttttctactgTAGCATCATCCCGTCATAATTAAAATAACCCTAAACCTCTTTACCTCTAAAAAATCCAAACATGTTTGTTTATATATTTATGCAAACGAAGGCctattttaaaaagaataaaGATATTGTGATAATAGATGTATTATTGAAACTCAGTCAATTAAAGTAAGTTGATAGCATAGTTATATAAATATGTaaaataatgatcattaatttaTTGAAATCTTGTTAAGTGTGTATTAAAACAagaataatattattttcatcttttgtatgttatatatatatatatatatatatatatatatatcatagttttaaaaatacCCAAATCATATACTCACTTAATGATAAGTTTCCAAAATATCTAAATcatatatcatagttttaaaattactaaatcaTATACTCACTTTTTGTTTTGCCCTCGTCCTCAATCAATTTgtcttgaaaaaaaaatcagtcaattgatttttttatagTCGAATTGATTTCTTTCTATATGTTTGAAAAAATACATCAGTCGGTTCTAGTCGAACCGGCTGATGGATCTAGAGACCTCAAAATGATATAAAACTAGTTACTATATGTTcctctagttctcctgattataaaaatactatcaaacatcaatttgatccaatatattgagagcagttatttttttaaatataaatgtgtCTGAAAaactaatttgtgtttaaaaaatcattgctctcaaaatattcggtcaaattgatatttgatagcatttttacaataaaaaaaactagatgaaatacataggaactagtttcataatATTTCGAAGTCTCTAGATCCATCAGCCAATTTCAGTTGAAATCGAATAATAGACGTAGAGACCTTGAAATGTCATGAAACCGGtctctatgtgttcgtctagttctcctaattataaaaATGCTATCAAACATTAATTTTACCAAATATgttgagagtagtgatttttttaaacataaatgtgtctgaaaaattaatttgtgttaaaaaaataaCTGCTatgaatatattaggtcaaattgatgttttagagcatgaatataatcataacaACTAGAAGAACTCATAGGATCTGATTTTACtttattccgagctctctagggttATCAACCGATTTTGGTCGAATGAACCTACATTGATTTTATTTAGCTTCATTCGgccatagttttaaaaaaattaccgcTCTTAATATATtacgtcaaattgatatttgatagtatttttacaatcaagagaactagacgaacatatagGAATTGGTTTCATATTATTtcaaggtctctaggtccatcaactggTTTCGGCCAAAATCAGTTGATGGACTTGAAGCCTCAGAATGATTtgaaaccagttcctatatgcttatctagttctcctaattattaAAATGGTATCAgacatcaatttgacctaatatattaagagcaataattttttgaatacgaatgtatctgaaaaattaatttatgttacaaaattattacttttaatatatttggttaaattgatatttgatagtatttttactaTCAGGAAAATTAGTTTAACatataaaaattgattttaaatagaATGAAATCggttgaattgatttaaggatgaagatAAAATGAAAATTGGGTACTtgacaattttaaaattatgatagatgtattttaaaaacttatctatatatatatatacatagcaaGGGCATTTTGGTCATTATGACTCATTCGAAGTACACTATAAGTGCTGCCTCCTCGTTAGGGTTTTTGTGCGGAGCTCGCGGAGCCAGCAGTCGCTCCGGCGTAGGAAAACACCAGAGGCTACTCCAAGGTTCTTATTTTTTCATTCGTTCTTCGTTCTTGATACGAGTCTCTGAATGTTATGGTTTTCTGTTTGCCTTTCCCTGCTTTCGTTTTTGTTTTTTGTATAGAATACGAGGGAGGGATGGTTGGTGAGTGtagatttgatttgctttgtttaaTTTGACGGGAATCATGGCGTCCCgtgtgatgttttttttttttgttatttttgtgCGTAGGATTTGTTACAAGTAAAAACCTTTTGCTTGACTGTTAAATTATATAAGGTTTCGAGTTTTTAGTCTGTTGATTCATTTCCATTTCTctacttaattattttaatcatccTTTTTTTGCATTGCATATTtggtttttaattattattattatttttacttctGATGAAGATAGGTAGGAAAGATGTCTCATCGGAAATTTGAGCACCCAAGGCATGGATCGCTAGGGTTTCTCCCTAGGAAGCGAGCTTCTCGTCATCGTGGAAAAGGTATCATGGAAAAATTGTCAGTGTGACTTCTGCATTCTTGgataattttccattttttttgttCTTTGCACTGTAATTTCCCTGTTatctttttacttttttttttttttgctatcttCGATGCCGATAAGCCTATGTCATTTTTTAACTTGCAAATTTTCATTTAAATTCCTTTCATATATTTGGGGCGGTGTCAGATTTTTTTTTCCGAAGTTAAGAGCAGTCATACATTTTACAATGTCTTGGTAAATCTAATCCAAATTTGACAGTACATTAGGGAAGTATGTTTCTTCTGAATAAGCTACAAGCAGTCAAAAGAACAACTAAGTGGAGTTATATTCCACTAATTTGGAGTGTATTTATAAATGCTCCACAAATTATTAATGTATTTAGACTTGGATACAGATCATCAGTTGTAGAGCACGTGTTCTACCTTGTTGGAACAATATGTCTAATTGATGTAGTATCTGACAGTACTAGTAGGGAACacattttgaaaaacaaaaatgTACACATGAATATACCATGTAGTATCCATTTATAAAGAAGTTATTTCCACAGAATTTTTTGATGTGCATGGGATGATCTAGTTTAGCTGTAAATTTTAATGCTTGAAAATCATGGATAACATAGGTTCTGCTGGATATTATTCATATATGGTTTCTATGTTGAGTCTGCATGGCATTCTAGCATCTTGACACTTTGAATATGCTGTTTCTTCTAAATTATTAAGAGTGAGGATTGATAGTTGGGCTGCCTAATTTTACCCTCTGAATTTTGTAGACCTTCAATTATCATTATTAGCACAAAAGAAGCCTCTAATGTGCATCCACATGTGTAATTTGGCATTTTAAAGCTATCTTGGCATTAACAGTTCTCTTAGTAGTTTCTCTGAGTGTTGTTGCTAGGGCATTTCAGACCCACAGTCTTTTTATTTTCAATGAGACCCACGGTCAAGTTTTTGGTCTAACAATGCTATATGTTTTGATTATTTCAATGCAGTGAAGTCCTTCCCCAAGGATGATCCTACAAAACCTTGCAAACTCACTGCATTCCTTGGGTACAAGTCTGGTATGACCCACATTGTACGTGAGGTTGAGAAACCAGGATCAAGTAAGTGTTAGTTTGTCAGATTCTACACTTGCaattgatattttgattgatcatGCCTCTTCTCTTGCTGTCAATGAAGGTAGAACAAGAAAAAAGTTACTGATTTAACTGGAATTGTAGCAACTGTTTTACTCTTCTAATTCTATATGTTCCTTTTATGGTGACCATTTAGAAAGTACAAAATAATATCAATTGCATTGTTATTAGCTCAACTTGTAGCTAAATGGCACCCTATTGTCGACCACAATAATTGGAGTTGAAAACTGATAATTATTTGAGAGAGCATCAATTTTCTTGCTTTCTGTTTTAtggaaaatcattttaaggattaCTAAGCATATTTTCACTAACTGTTGAAATGGCATTTTAGTTATAATTCATTGTATGGATTTGCATATGATGCTTTTGCATTGCAATCCTTACCCACTAGATTTTTTTTCACATATTTGCCGGTTCGTACAGGACCTATTTAGTTGTCTACTTCTCAGCATCTTCCATGCTTATTGATTTAAAATGTGAAACTCATTTGATGCACGCAACATATCTTCTCCTTGTTCTCAGAGCTTCATAAGAAGGAGACTTGTGAGGCAGTTACCATCATCGAAACTCCACCGATGGTTGTTGTTGGAGTCGTAGCCTATGTGAAGACGCCACACGGTCTTCGTAGTCTGAACACTGTATGGGCTCAGCATTTAAGTGAGGAAGTGAGGCGGAGATTCTATAAGAACTGGTACAAGAGTAAGAAGACGGCTTTCACAAAGTACTCTAAGAAATATGAAAGTGaagagggaaagaaagaaattcaGGCCCAACTGGAAAAGATGAAAAAATATGCCTCTGTTGTCCGTGTTCTTGCTCACACGCAGGTGCATTAAATGGATTCATTATTCTAAAAACATCACCATTTGCAAATGGTATTGTTTAGAACAATCTATTACCAGAATTAGCTGatgtttctttcttctcttctgccATAGATAAGGAAGATGAAGGGCCTCAAGCAGAAAAAAGCTCATCTGATGGAGATCCAAGTTAATGGAGGCACTGCAGCACAGAAGGTTGATTTTGCCTACAGCTTCTTTGAGAAGCAAACCCCCATTGATGCTGTTTTCCAGAAAGATGAAATGATTGATATTATTGGTGTTACAAAAGGTAAAGGGTATGAAGGTGTTGTGACTCGTTGGGGTGTCACCCGCCTTCCACGGAAGACGCACAGAGGTCTCCGCAAGGTTGCTTGTATTGGTGCTTGGCATCCTGCCAGAGTATCCTACACTGTTGCTCGTGCTGGACAGAATGGTTATCACCACCGAACTGAAATGAACAAAAAGATTTACAAGATTGGTAAATCTGGGGATGAATCCCACACTGCTATGACCGAGTTTGATAGGTAACATCTTATCTAACACTTATTTCACCTTATTACACGTGTGCCCTCTGAAGGTATGACATTCCAACATGTTACTTTCTGCTCTTTGTCAGGACCGAGAAAGACATCACACCCATGGGCGGCTTCCCGCACTATGGTATTGTGAAGGATGACTATATAATGATCAAGGGTTGTTGTGTTGGGCCGAAGAAAAGAGTTGTGACTCTTCGTCAATCCCTATTAAAACAGACTTCTCGTGTCGCCCTTGAGGAGATTAAACTCAAGTTCGTAGATACTTCTTCCAAGTTTGGTCATGGACgtttccagacaactcaagagAAACAGAAGTTCTACGGCAAGCTGAAGGCATGATTCTAATTATAATATGTTCACTTAGCATGTCTCAAAGATTGTTCTGTTAAAGAGTTTTGTTTCGAAGGATTTTCTCTGCATGATTTGGATTTCTAGATTTCTAAGCTGTTCCGTGTTTTCAACTTTTGGGAGTTTGTTATCGAGACTCCAATGTTTTTGTCAGATTTAACATTTGGGAATTTGGGTTTCTTGTTATTGGAAATGCAAGTTTGCTCATGAGTTATGTGTCAATATTTTAGAGAGTTggttgtttgatttattttttttcgtTTAAAAGTCAGCACGTCGAAGCTTAGCTCTTCAACGACAGGAATCCCAGTAGGCGTGACTAGTGGAATTATTTATTCGTCCATCAAACTAAAACAAAAGGGCACATCACAAAACATTAGTTGGATTGTACAAGGCATTCAAGTAAGATAATTTCTAAACCCTAACAATTGTAATTCTGGAACACACAATTGACCATGCGAGCTTTGCCGTGCAGTTCATCGTACCATATCCATAATcttctatttttgttttttttgcaaaaacattCTCTCAATGTTAGATGTCTTTACAACACAAAATCATGCATCAACACACTTCAAGCTTTACCAACTAATCCTCTTCTCCTTCTCGCTGTACTCTGGCTGTCCTCTAGAAGCCATGGCAAAACGGCGGCATGACCTCTAGAAACATGTACAAAGTTTGTGAGAAAAAGAAGCAGAGATGGGAAACTGATCAGCAACAGAGTAGCTTTGACACGCACTTCACCTTAATTTGTTATTCTATTCAATCTGATGTTGTGGTTTTTACGGGGAATCCTTTGTAGAGGAGCAATTGTCTGTGGCATTGTCATACCCCCCGAAACAATGATCTCTACAGCATTGGAACATATCAAGGTAAGCATTTCAGCAACTAATATTAAATATTGCTCACTAGTAAGTCTATACTGTAGAATGATTAAAAACTTGTAAAATATCAAAATGTATAAGATTTGAGAAAGTAAAAATATAGATTGTTCACGGGAATCACTGCTAGGCATATTACTGTAAACTGATTAAAACAACTCAAAATTTATCGTGCTGGAAATTGTAAAGAGAAAACAAGTTTCGGTAAAACAGTTCGAGAAGCAAGAAGGGCCAAAAAGCACGAAACGTTAGTATTTAAGATTTATTTACATTTCAAAttcttaattattatattttaaacatTGAAACATTAAACCATTTTTGTCTTATATGAATTATTCAAGAttcattttttctttttgttgtatCAAAACTATTagcaaaa includes these proteins:
- the LOC122050835 gene encoding protein FAR1-RELATED SEQUENCE 5-like produces the protein MGENHGEDQLYIPQVADDQKPKYGMEFSSIDETFSFYNQYARESGFSARINSSKKNKITNEVVWKTFVCFKEGHTDDQRNKQAKGDQRTRERTRGEVRTGCKSKISLVKKQTGSAWVVTNFTEGHNHPLSTPSKVHLLRSHRNVSAAKKALTQRSILDNHHNNDDDPYEEELASIAVVLLDVHGVAAKDKHLNLKLF
- the LOC122053081 gene encoding 60S ribosomal protein L3; its protein translation is MSHRKFEHPRHGSLGFLPRKRASRHRGKVKSFPKDDPTKPCKLTAFLGYKSGMTHIVREVEKPGSKLHKKETCEAVTIIETPPMVVVGVVAYVKTPHGLRSLNTVWAQHLSEEVRRRFYKNWYKSKKTAFTKYSKKYESEEGKKEIQAQLEKMKKYASVVRVLAHTQIRKMKGLKQKKAHLMEIQVNGGTAAQKVDFAYSFFEKQTPIDAVFQKDEMIDIIGVTKGKGYEGVVTRWGVTRLPRKTHRGLRKVACIGAWHPARVSYTVARAGQNGYHHRTEMNKKIYKIGKSGDESHTAMTEFDRTEKDITPMGGFPHYGIVKDDYIMIKGCCVGPKKRVVTLRQSLLKQTSRVALEEIKLKFVDTSSKFGHGRFQTTQEKQKFYGKLKA